The Terriglobia bacterium genomic sequence GAGCCGTCCATCAGCCCCGCCAGCCCGGGCTGCACAATCTGCAGCACGAACAATCGCCGTCGCGCCTCCTCTTCCTTATGCCGCGTCTCGGTCGTGAGCTCAGTGCGCTCCAACTCCTCGGCGCGGTGCTCGTGCGAGAGCTCTTCTTCCGCCAGATCATCCAGCAACTGCCGCACGCGCGCATCGCGAGAGCGCGCCGCGGCGCGGAGGTAGAACTGCCGCGTCTCGACCTCCATCGCCTCCGCCTGGTTACGCACCGTCTCCAGCCCGAGCGGACGCACCAGCCACACCGGGCGGCGGTTGACGAAGCCGCGCACGTCCTGCCGCCGGATCAGCGGAATGTGGTCGCCGAATTTCTCGCGATACAACTCGATCAATCGCCGTCGGTGTCCCGCCTCCTCCTGCCGCATCCCTTCGAAGATCGCCGCCGACGCCGCGAAGTTCTCTCTCAGTCCTTCGGCAAAATCGGCGTAGATACGCTCGTCTTCCTCTTCCAGGCTGATGGCCAGGGCCAAAATCTCGCGTTCATCCAGACTGTCGAAGCTGCGCATGGCGTAACCCCGCAAAAAAAGCAGCCAGGATTGTACGTGACTCTTCACCGCGCTCCAACGTTGCCCGTCACGCTCGCCCGTGAGTTCGCTCCCATTCTGTAGCCACAGAGGACGCAGAGAAAAAAGCGCCTTGCGCACCCTTGTATGGATCGGCGGTGCTTTTTTCAAAATAAGCGTCCTCTGTGGCTAATTCCGGGTTGGTGTGGCAAATCCCGGGTTGCCATCGGCTACAATCGTAGGTTCCCAGGACAACCGCCATGCCAATGACCACGCAAGCCCGCGAAATCCTGGCCGCGCTGCGGCTCGAAAACGTACGCTACGCCATCCGCGATCTCGCCGTCCTCGCCGACCAGGTCGCCAAGACCGGCAAGCAGATACTGCTGCTCAACATTGGCGATCCGCTCAAGTTCGATTTCGCGACTCCGCCGCACATGATCGATGCTGTCCACAAGGCTATGCGCGACGGCCACAACGGCTACGCGCCCTCGCTCGGCATTGACGAAGGCATCCAGGCCATCGCCGCCGAGGCCGAGCGCCACGGCATCCGCAACGTTCAAAGCATCTTTATTACTGCCGGCGTCAGCGAAGGCGTCGAGCTTTGCCTCAGCTCGCTCTGCAATCCCGGCGAAAACGTCC encodes the following:
- a CDS encoding rubrerythrin; this translates as MRSFDSLDEREILALAISLEEEDERIYADFAEGLRENFAASAAIFEGMRQEEAGHRRRLIELYREKFGDHIPLIRRQDVRGFVNRRPVWLVRPLGLETVRNQAEAMEVETRQFYLRAAARSRDARVRQLLDDLAEEELSHEHRAEELERTELTTETRHKEEEARRRLFVLQIVQPGLAGLMDGSVSTLAPVFAAAFATKSTHDAFAVGLAASVGAGISMGFAEALSDDGSLTGRGHPWMRGLVCGLMTALGGIGHTLPFLIPSFNAALMAAIVVVVAELATISWVRHRYMESPVFSATLQVAFGGALVFAAGVLIGSS